The nucleotide sequence TTAAAGCATCCAAATCCCTAAGCAACCTGGAAGCAATTGAATTTTTCGTAATAGTGTGTCATGTAGCTGTGCTGCACGGTAAACCACCTCAAAACATGGTGCATTAAAGCAACAAACGTGTAGTTTTCTCGTGTCTGTGGGCCAGATGCACGCGTCTGCTGATCTGCGCTGTATTTAGTCAGGATTCTCATGTAGCCGCCCTCTCTGTTTTCGTGGTTCCTGGTACAGCCCATATTAGATTGCTTCAAAATTCGTGGTTCATAGGACTCTCTTTCCTGTGTGTTAATATTGATGTTTGATTATACGCAGTGGTTTGTAGATACTCATTTAGTTTAAAAGGAGAGAGCATGAGCACATTGGTGACCACTTAGGGGAAACCAGGTGACCCCTTCCATGTAGGTTTCCTCAACTATTAGAACAttgaataatttcatttatttcttatttctggcCCTCTATCTCTGTGAAGAGAAACGATACGCTGTCAGTTCAGTCCTAATAAATGCATTGTGATTTGCTTTAAGTACCAATGTTTATTCAGTTTTGTTAAGTATtccatttgtacttttaaaataagttgcAAATTCCCCTATTGATTAGGATGTAGAAACCTGTAAAGGATGTCACTCTCAgccaaacaatgagacaaaaTCTGGATAACTTACCGAAACCAAACTGTCTTTAAGGCCCTGAGAAATGGGACTTAAAGCACTCTGCAGGAGAGACAAAGCAGAAAGTCTATTTAAGTTTGAGGGTGCCTCGCAGGCTCAAGGTAAAGAATGAGGCAAAGACAGGACACTAGAGGGATCTTTCTCCTCTGAGGAGTGCGAGCATGAAGGGGGGCAATGCCTGATCGAGGAGGGGTCTAAAGGTCTCATGTTTTCTCAGTCCAATGTAGAAGAATTCCGATGGGCAATTATACCCCCAGACACTCCTTGGGATGTTTAGAGTGAGGACCTGGGCTATGGGAGCCCCCTGATCAGAAGCGTTAACATGTACTATTCCGGAATCTCAGAAAAATCTTGTGAGAAGATTTGGAGAAAAGAATTTGGTTTCCAAGGAGACCAGGAAAAACTACCACCCAATCAACTGCAAGTTAATCTCTCTGAGTGGTACCTCCAGATGATCTTAGACGGGAAGGTGAAAAGAGCACGGGCAGTTATTCACTTCAGAAGGTGATTAAGGAAAAAGGGCATCTAGTGAGCAGTCATGATCTAACGGTGTGGGTTACTGAAAGGACAAACTAAGGGAAAGGGCTTTACTGCctaaataaattataagaatCAACTCAGGGAAAATATTGCTAAAAGGACAAGCATACCCCATTCAGAGTTGTTTCAACATTACTAGTCTTACGGAAATCATTTAAGAACATAAGCAAGGACCCAAACACAGTACAGAAATAACTAAATCGAAAAGGTAAAGAAACAATACCAATCCAATCCGCAAGAAACTGAAGTTACCGTTCTGACTCGTTCGGATTAATCTTATTTTGTTCTCTTCCAGGGTATAGGCTCTTAGTTTTGAAAATGGAAACCTCGTGACTTGCAACTCGGCATCACGAAATGATAGGAGCATCCAATTAGAGCAGCCCAAACACCGCTCTCGACCGGCTCAGTCGGTGAGGGACCTGCAGCCCCTGAGGCACGGCCATTGGCCCAAAGTGTGAGCAGTTCTCCTGGGCTGAAGCAATAAGAGTCTTCTTGGGTTGTTCAGCCTTGGAGGTTAAGGGGGAAGGGGCTGTGGTTCTTTGCCAATTAACAGTGTTAAACGAATTCCCTCTGACTCCACCCTGTTTTCCTTTTGTAGCCATAGGAATGTTCAGTTATTTTTTCTTCACCCCCCAAGCCCATGGGCCTGACAAGATAAAATCCACCGCATCATCTTGGCAGGATGAACACCCAGCTCCCAAGACAGGGACCGGTAAGACGAGTTGTTCCTGGTTCCTGATCCATcatcaccctcctcctctttgatCGTGGCCTCTCACTCCCggaggagaggagaatgagcgtggggtgggggaagagtaAGCTTATAAAAGTGACCATTTGCTCTTTCTCCTTATTACGAGGGACTTTACAAACAAAGATTAGAGTCACTGGTGGACATCAGAGGAGCATGAGAGCACCCCAACACCCCTCTAGCAGGTCGTCTATCCAGTCCTTGCCATGCTGCCTAGGACCCATCTGGGGGTTGTGACATGGTTAGTCCTGCCCCTTATGGCCTCTCCTGTTGCCCCAGGATTCTTCTGAAATCCTGAAAGCTGCCCTTAATGTAGCTACTCTGCTTCCAACATGTTCCTACACCAGGGCAATGGTGAACAACGGCAGCCCTTGGGTGTTCAAGTTAGGCAAGCACCACGTGACTTGGGGTGGACATGATGCTCACACAGGTAGTTTGTCATGCACCACTGGGAATTTTGTTTAAAGGAGGAATTGCGCATCACTACTGCGCTTGTTAAAATAATTGGACTGGCATAGTGAATTCTATTTCTCCTAGGAACTCAGTGTCCTTTCCCAGAGGAGATCTTACCTGAGAGATGAAGGACTTTAGCCAAGGTCACGTGACTGCTGGCTTAGATGTGACACCAGGACCGTGATTGATCTCCTGAAGCTCACTTCAGTGTCTGGTATCAGCCTTGCTGTGTTTGAGCCTATCAGAGGACTCTAGAAACCATGCTTCTCTGAATTAATCTACTTGACAGGAAGTACtttaaagtaaaaggaaatttccttctcATTACTTCTAAAATCAAGCAGTGTTGATTTGCTTCTCCGGCCCCTATGTCCTTTTGGTAATTAATCCAAATTGAAATGTATGAACAAGTGCTTCCCTTGTCCAAGCTCTAACAGGGTGGGATGACAGACATTGGGGGCAGCTTTTGCTTGTCCTCCTCTCTAAATTCTTTCTGCGGCCTCAGCCTTGCCTCATTAATGACTCTGTCCACACGTGCTTTTGTATGCACCGAGGAGAGGGATGGATTGCAGTTGAATTATCAAGACTTCCAGGAGCCCTGAAAGAAGAGGGCCATGACGAATATGCGGAAACTCGTTGGCCCCAAGTCGGGGAAAATCAGATATTGGTAGCAGGTCCTGGTGAAGTTCCTTTCACCAAGTACTCACTTGAAACATCCTCCTTTCTGCcgctctgtgtgtctgtgagtcTATGTCCAGGGACCCATGAGTGGGCGAGCATGTCCGTAACGGTTAGAAACTTCATGCTCCTTAAGGGTGAAGGCTCTGCCGCGGATTAGAGGGATCCACTACGTGGGCCAGGTCACCTTGCTTGGGGCAAGTCAAGTGGAAAACCACTCCAGAGTTTACCATCTGGGCCAGGGCACCAAGGACTTTGTTGTACGGTTATACTCAGTGTGTGGCACCCAGCAGCATCTCCAGAAATGAGAGCTGCGTGGCACTACGTGTCAGGCTCAGGAAAGCTCCCCATTCCGTGACATTCTTCCCATTGAGGGGTCCTGTCTGTTATCCACCGCTCTTGACCCTGGGCTTGCTGGTGACTGCTTTGACCAACGGGAAATGCTGGAGGGGATGTTACGATGATTATGGATCTAACCTTTACGAGGACAGGTGGCTTCTGCCTGGTTTCTTGAGAGCTCTGAACTGCCATGTGGGAAGTCTGCTTATCCTGCGGAAGACACCACATAGAGCGGCTCTGAGAATCTGTGCAGCAGGACAggggcccagctgagcccagccctccAATCAGTCCCTCAAGGCCATAGGCACGGGAGTGCAAGTTGTCTTGAAGAGTGGCCTTGAAGTCAGCTGAATACCACTGGGTGACCCTAGTCTGGTACATACTTTTAAGGGTCACTTACAATTCTTATTTGGGCACCATTTGGAGCAGCTTATCGAAAAACCTCCCATTGCAAACAGGTAGAAGTCCTTGAAAAGATTATCGTAAACCTTATTTTAAATGCTTGGAAGATCTGGAAAAGAGCCGGAGGTTAATAGACAACTGAGACCTTTGTGTCAATCCCAGGCCCTTGAAAGACAACACCCTCAGTGAAAAGCTGGCCTTTAAGCTACTAGGATGGGCACAACACGATGAGGACACTTATATCTCCACGTCTTGGGTCTCGATGGGGGAAAAAGGCCCCTTTGAGAATTGAAGATCCCAATTCTGCCTTCATGTGGCTTTGGAGTTCCAATCAACACTATCAGTATGGCTCAAAGCATTCTGGCAGGAACTCAGCATGGGGCAAATGCAAGTCAAATCTGCTCTGGAGGAGCCCACCTTTAACTGAGGCTTTAAGAAGGTCCCCACTGAGAAAGCCCTCCCAAACACGCTCATAATTCAAAAAACCAGGCATATCCTCCTCCAAAGACTTATCATCAGGTgcaaactattaaaaaaagtgTTTAATGTGTTTAGGTAGATGAGAGGATATAAACAATGAGACGGAGGAAAGAACCAAAGATCACAAAGGATCCAACAAAATTTCTGAAAGTGAAAGATGGAACCACTGGAAGACAAGCTTAGTGTAATTTTAAATAACCGATTAGACACCCCTGGATAGAGAACGAGGGCATCGGAGGACAGACGAAAGGAATTCTGGAGAATGCCTCCTGGAGAGATTAAGAGGGAGAAAAGGTGAAGAGACATAAGGAGTGGGCCAAAAACGTAAAACGTTCACCTCATCGGAGTTTGTGTACGGGGTACTGGGCAAAGGGGGGAGGGATAACCTTCAAAGCGGGACTAGCTTGTAATTTCCCAGAATGAAGGAAAGTCGTGATTCCCTGGACTCAGGACACACATGTGGACACATCATAGTAAAGCTGCAGGGCAATAAACACATAGGGACATAAAGAGTGACTGTATAAGACAGTTCCAATAATGGCGATGGCTAGGTGCCTCTTAGAGGGGATTCTATGGCCTCAGGTGCTTCTGAAAAATTAGGAAGCTTAGTCCaggcattttacagaagaggaagcacaaatggaaaacaatacaCGGGAAGAGGCGTCACCTGGCTAGTAGTCTGAGAAAAGCCTGCTAAGACCACGGTGAGATACTATTTCACACCATCAGAGCTGCAAGGATAAACAAAAGACTGACCACCCCGAATGCTGGTGAGGAGACAGAGCAATGGGGACTTCGCATACATTGCTAGTAGGAGTGCAAGGTGGACTGACCCCTTCGGAGAGCAATCCGGCATATCGATTAACGTGCAGGAGATGCACACACTGCTGACTGCAGCAATTACCGCTCTAGGTACCCAATCCAGAGGCCTGGGCACAAGGAGACGCGGAGGAGAAGGTTGTTAGCAGCGTTGTATTTCTTAACCAAAGATTTAGAAACAAGCTAAATGGTTGTCAACAGTAAAATGGATGaacaaactgtgatatattcGCACAAATGAATGCCATTCATCAATGAAAATAAGTGAACAGGAGCTGTGGATGTCCTTATGGCAGTATCTCACACACAATAGTGAGAGAAAACAGCGTGTTACAGAAGAGCACTTACATCATGATGTGATCTATATAAAGTTTAGAAGCATGCAGATCAAGGCTATCGGTGTATGTTGTTTACCACCTCATATCTGCGTAGCAGAAGCATAAATAAATTCACGGAAATGAGAAACATCAACTCGATGCAGGGGTTACttctcgggggtggggggtgggggactggTATATGGGAGGGGTCCGTGGGGCTTTGACAAGGTCTgtcctatttttttccttgaggtgGATGGTGGGTAGATGGGTGTTcggttataatttattttctattttttcatttatgcaAAATGTTGGGTAAAGTTCTTCTAAATTGGGGTGATCATCGTCAACTCTGCTGTCCCTCAGTCTCCACATTCCATTAGTCACGCTACCAAATTTAGCTCTCAAGTGGTCCCtgaatctctcccctccactccaTCCCACTGCTTCTCACCGAGCCTTCACCATCGTTACCTGGATTAAGGCaaccacctcctgcctccagtctCGGCCTCTTGAAATCCAGCCTCTGCACTACTGCCAGAGTGATCTAACTAAAACCCAAATCTGACCATctgtcacttccctgcttaaaacccttccaGGATCCCCACTGCCTGGAGGACAAGGTACAAGTTCCTTAATAGGCACTCCAGGACCTTCGTGATCTGGTCCCTGCTTCCCTCCGCAGTCTCATCTGCCACCACTTCCTGCCTAGCATTTAAGGTTGCACAGACACTGAGCCCCTTGCAGCTCCCCCACAGGGTGACCAACGCCTCTCAGTTCGCCTAGCACTTTTCCGATCCCAGCACGTGACAGTCCCACATCGTGGGTGCCCTCGATCACAGGAAAACCGACACTGTTTTGCTAATGTACCTGCAAGTCATCCCGGGAAGCCCTTTAGTACCCGGGAAAGTAGGACAGTTGGTCGCTCTAcatccccagcctccagcctgctCCTGCTCTTTCCGCCCGTTAGGATGTCTCCCTTACCTCATGCCTCCTTCTCATTTTGAAAACAGAACCCCAAATGAACAAGcagcaaaatatgaaataaaacctGAGAGAAGCTACAAGACCCACATGACTTGGACTTTACCTCTCCCAGAAAGACCTTCCTGACccccccttcccccgcccccagcttCGTGGGATGCCCTGCATCCGGGCTCCCGAAACAGCCTAAGCACATCTCTTTCACAGCATTTAATATATTACAAACATCGGACTAAAGTATGTGCCTCCCTCTGTAGACTCTAAGCAGTTTACGGGCTCTCAGCTTATTCGTCTCTGATTCCTAGCACCTAGCAGTGCCTGACATGGTAGGCACtcggtaaatgtttgttgaataactgAACAGATGAATGCAAGCTGTGCTGTAAACCCTAACACGAGAAGTCCTGACCTTTCTGGACGATAGCGTGACTAAAATATGGCGGTCGCAGAACTGAACATTACTCAAATGTGGCAATTCCAGGCTTGTCTTTTGCTATCGTTTCTACCTTCACAGTTACCAATTTGTATCCTGTCACACAGAATAACAAAAAGTAATGCTCGGAGTTATGCTGTACAGTTCACAAAGATGATTTCACACAGATTTGACAGTCCTCTTGTTTTTCTGATAGCTGATTCTTCCCCCTTCTGCAAGGTTGGGTGGGGGCACGTGAAAGCCCTCTTCATGGATCTCTGATACTCTACGAGGCAAGCACTATTATATCACCAATGCAGAAAGAAGCCTATAGACTAAACAGTTGAGTCAATACCCGTGCCTCACACAGTTCAGAAAGCAGGTGAGCCGGGATTAGACCTCAGCTCCACCTGACACGTGAGCCCAGCTTCTTGTTCCTTGCACCACGCCGCCTGCCCGAACAGGTCAGCGGGGAGAGGTCCTGTGAGTAGAAGCCGGGAGTGCCATTGGATGCTGCCTTGGCAGGCCAGTCGGGGCAGGGGGAGAGCTCGGATGTGCCCTGCTCCCTCGCTAAGGCTTCCCAAATCTGAATCTCAGGGAGCCAGGGCAGGGGTAGAGCTGAAAACCCTGGAGTTCTGCCAGAGAAGGGCTTTTCCCTCTGGAGTGAGACCCCTGGAAAGTCTGGCGGAACCAAAGAGACAGCTCATAGACCCCTGAAGCACTCACCCATAAGAGGCCTAGCTCTACCGGGACCAGGCAAAGCCTAGCTGAGCACATTCCCAAGACCCTGAAGTGCTCTAGCCCAGGGCGTGAGGTTTGGGCACTGTGTCCCGCCTAGGACTACCAGCCTTCTTGCCTGTAAGGTCGTAACGATGGGTTTCCAGGTCAGTCCGAAGCCACTTGAGCTTTGCGGTCTGCCGAATTAAACAGCAAatccctctgctctctctccatcACCGCCCCTGATGCAAGAGCGCAGCAGAGTTCATCTCCACGCCTAATCATAGAACCCATGCTTGCTATTCTCTCCTGGTTTTTTCCAAGGAGCTTCCGGAGGGAAAAGCCCAGCCTTGACTCCAAGGGAATTCAAAAGTTCCTAGGTTAGGAACCCCTTTCGAAGGAGGCTCCTTTGACCCGGGCTTCCTCTAGAGTTCACCTTGAGAACGGTCAGTGAGCGGGTCCCCCACTCCTAACTTTTGAGAACTTGGAGCCACTGTGGAATTCCCTGGGGCAATTGCCCTGGGGTTTAGCTTGGCCTCCCTCTATTTTCCTGTCCAAGAGGTACCGTGTGCCCTTACCTAGTCTTGGGGACCCACTGAATCCTGTATCTTTATTACGCATAGGTTTTTCTCCAGCAAGCCTCCCTCTACTAAAAAGGGGTAAGGGTGCCGGCACTCCTATTCTGATCTCTTCTTCTGTCCATCCTCCCATTCGTGCGGTCCCAGGCGTTCACTGGAAACTTAATCTAGCATAGGAGTCAAACCGGGATTTGATTCCTGCCTATGCCGTTACTAGTTATGTGAGCTTGGCTAGTAGTTAACCCGACCTCTCGGAACCTCACTCTCCTCAACGGGGAGAATTATGCCTGCCTGTGCTGGAAGGAAAATACAGGGGCAAAGGGTAAAGTCTACACGTATGGGTATAACATACACCGCAGAGTGCCGGCCACATAGAATCATAAAGTGCTCCAAAAAAAGCATGGTTATTACGGTGATTTGTATAGTGCTGGATactggaaggggaggaaggatAAGACATGGCCCCCAACCTCTGTGACAGGACACTTGAATGGAGAGCTAGCACAGCCATACTCTAGAATGACTACCAATGGAAGGCTGCATCTGATCAGGACCACGATGCGTGTGTCGTGGGAGTTCAGAGAGTTGGAAGAGAAAGAGGCCGGTCCCACTGTAGGCCAGTACCAGACCCTGCATCTGGCATGCTACATCCATTCTCTCATTCAGTCCTAATCACGGCCCTTCTTTAGGGGCGTTCATACATCACATGCCCATTTTACAATTGAAGTTCCcgaggctccaggagagagaagTCATTTAGGCTGCAAGGGTCAGGTCATCTTCACAGAGGAGGTAGGATTTGAGCCAAGGCTTTAAAGGTGAATAGGCTCAGAGAGGAAGAGCGTGAGGGGCTCCAAGCTTTCATGGGTAGGGGGAGGAACAGCTTGCCAACAAAGCCCTGAGTCGGCAATGCCCAACACCAGCGAGCTAACAAGGCACCTTCCAATTGCTCCCTAGCAACGTCCCATCACAACCCAGACGAGTGTAATCTGAGCAACTTCCCCAACGTGAGGCTCAGGAGGGAAAAGTCATCCTCCCTTATCTCGCTGTCAGCCCTAAGCAAACAGATGGGGCCAAGGTAGCCAGGAGAGGGTGTCCATACAGCTGCCTGGCACCAAATCTCACCCCCACGCCTCCAATTGCCTGAGGGCCTGAATCTCAGGACCAAGAATAAGTATAGCCACCATTCGTTGGGCACTCTGTCTGCGTCatctcactgagtcctcacaaCAGTCTTGTAGACCCTATTCTACAgaggaggttcagagaggtcaagtcacTTATCCAAGGCACCCCAGCTACTAAGAGGCACCGCTGGGGTTTGAAGCCGGGAGTCTCATCCAACCCCAAAACCAGTGCCCTTAATCACTCTTGCTGTAGAGCTTAGTCCCACTAGCGCACAGCACCTATGGGACCCTAACTGACACTCTCACCATGTCGCGGCTCTTTTCCCTGTTAATGCAGCCTGGCAATGCTACTTGTCTCCACAAAACAAAGGCACCAGAACTTCAAGGAGAATAAATCACAAAAAAGGTGATGCCCTCTCATTTTCCCACTAACCTTTGTGCTCTGCAAATCCCCAAACCCCAAGGGATGTCCTTATTCTATCCCCCAGATCTTTTCCCTACAAGGGTGTCCACGCATCCTGATTTTCCCTGTTGTCCTAGCACAGTTATTCGTAGTGCCCCTTTTAGGTCAAAAGTGTCCACATTAATTGGACAAGAAATTATGTGGTCACTCTATCAACAAAGAGCAGAGACAAGGAAGCCTCACACATCAGGTCTTTTGCAACCCTGACATACCTGCTGGGCCATGATCTGCAGCTCCCCTGAGTGAGGAGGGGGCCTGACCTTCGGGGAGGAGTAGCCAGCCTCTCCTGGAGAAGGGAATAAGAATAAAGAAACTaagaatttggggctggcccagtggcgcagcggtgaagtgTGCACGTTCAGCatcggcggcccgggttcgccagctcggatcccaggtgcggccaCGGCACCGCTCGACAAGCtctgctgtggtaggggtcccacctataaagtagaggaagatgggcacggatgttagctcagggctagccttcctcagcgaaaagaggaggattggtggtggatgttagttcagggctaatattcctaggaaagaaaaaaagaaagaaagagagaaagaaagagagagagaaagagagacagaaagacggaaagaaagaaagaaagaaaagaaagatagatagaaagaaagaaagaacggaataaaggaaggaaggaagaaagaaagaaagaaagaaagaaagaaacttccgAGTAGAATCCAGCACTTTGGGATGGCACTGCTCAAAGAAGAAGGGTAGAGGAATGCCTGGAAGGCAGAACTTGCCCTAGTTGGGGGCGGGCACAGCTGTGCCTCAAACATGAGGAGCCTGGAAAGTTGGAGACTCACACAGAAAGAGGTGAAGGAAAGAGTAACTCAAGTGTCACGGTCACTCCCCAAGCCCCTGGTTTGCCTTCTACCACAGTCCAGGTTCCTGCTGCAGAGTGAACCCAGCTGAGCCTTGGGTCCGGGCTGCTTCTGGAAAATTGAAGGCACTAGGACACAGTCGGGCTTTGGGGACTGTTGAAGGAAGCAAGTGGCCAGGAAGTCGTGAGAAATCGGAGCTCTAACCTGTTGGCGACCGTGCACACGAGTAAGCAGAGGAAAGGACCTAAATGATGTCCAGGAAAAGCCACCTAGGAGGAACGGATTTCCTTCCAAGAACGCTAGCACGATTTAATATTGGAAAATCTATCAATATGATTTATATGAATAagccaaaaattaaaaagcatgttAATCTCAAAAGTTGCTAACATGGCACCTGTGAATGCTTGATACCTACTATGTCACCGAAAATGCTTGGAAAACCGAAGATGCTATTGGGAACACATAGCCCTCAAATGAAAGCCCAATATCGTGTTTGCTGATGAAACGCCACTGTCATTCCGATTAGAGTCAGGAAGGTGTCGAGAAAGCTTTCTCTCAGCCTTAGGATTTGAAAGTTTAATGAATGAACATTAggctttgaattttttaaaagacttaacCACTGAAAAAGAGGCTATTTTCAGTTGATCTGATTGCAGCACAAGTGAGTAAATATCTAGAACCGTTTTTGGTCTCAGGGCAACTATACACTTCTAAAAATTACAAGGACCCCAAAGAACTTTTATGCATGCTACATTCTGCCCATACTTACCGTGCAAAATCTTAGAACAGAAGACTCAATACATTGATTTTAGAATAACTTAAGATCATCATAATAAACACACTGCCTCATGTTAACATAAATTACAAATttacatgataaatattttatccaaAAGTAGAGAGGAGATTGACATTGTTTCAGATAATTGAACATCTGCTTCATAATCTGGCCTAACAGATGTCAGagggattctcatatctgcttctgcactTTATCTGTTGCCATACCACACATAATGAACTTCTGGGGAATTCCACCATATACTCGTGAAGCAATGgcagtgaaaaaggaaaatattagtaTAACAGAAATTCCCCCCATTAAAGCTGACCTAGAGAAATGACCAATTAGGAAAGTCATGAAACGCAACAGGGTTAAGGAAAATCCACGATTCTCCATGGAATAAACTGTACTCAGAAACGTAGACAGTAGAGTTGATAATGTTTTCTTTGCGGTAAAAATACTCTACGTATCGGCCAAATGCCACAAGATCAACAAACTAGAGTAGACCCCTCCTTTTCGGGCGACAGCTCTTTCCCCGCCAAGTGAGGTGGCTCTGAAAAGAGCCTTTGGGTTGCGATGCTCCGGCGCTCCTGAGGCAGCTCAGCGGCGGCTGATGTATCTGATGAGGGCCTTGGTGCCCTCGGCCACGGCGTGCTTGCCAAGGTCCCCCGGCAGCAGCAGGCGCACGGCGGTCTGGATCTCTCTGCACGAGATGGTGGAGCGCTTGGTGGAGCGGACCAGGCACGTGGCCTCGTCGGCGATGCGCTCGAAGATGTCCTTCGCGAACGAATCCAGGACGCTCACGGCCTCCTGAGACAGGCTCAGGCCCTCGTGAACCTGCCTCAGAACCCTGGGGAAATAGGTGGCGAAACTGTcgag is from Equus asinus isolate D_3611 breed Donkey chromosome X, EquAss-T2T_v2, whole genome shotgun sequence and encodes:
- the LOC123282582 gene encoding histone H2B type W-T-like, coding for MAEPGSEASSEESLGTTEPTEAAPKSPKQKQPRRRRRRRRRRCLDSFATYFPRVLRQVHEGLSLSQEAVSVLDSFAKDIFERIADEATCLVRSTKRSTISCREIQTAVRLLLPGDLGKHAVAEGTKALIRYISRR